The genome window ACGATGCGGACCTTCCGCTCGGCGCGGAGGACAACGGCGTGATGTACGCCGGCGGCCCGGTGCAGCTGCTGCAGCGGCGCCCCCCGCGATTCCCCAGGCTCCAGCAGGATCCGGCCGAGGTCCGGGCTGCGCTGGCCGGCCGGGGCTGGCGGGCGGTGGCAGGCGTGCTCACGCGCCACGTCATCCACCGCGACGGCGAGTACATCTTGCGCACCATGCTCGAGGGCGCGGACGGGGTGCTCGTCCAGGGCGTGGTCGCCGACGCCGACGAACCGCGCGACATCCCGGCCCGCGTCCGCTTGCGCTGTTACGAGGCGGTCCTGCATCAGTACTTTCCCTCGCACCGCGTGCACCTCGTCGTCCAGGGCGTGACGGAGCCGCTCGGCAGCCCGCGGCGCGCCCTGCTCGGGGCGATCGTGCTGCGAAACTACGGCTGTACGCACGCAGCCGTGACACCCGAATTGGTCGGCGACGACGACCCGGGAGGCGAGGGCCTGCGACTGCAGGTGACGGCGGAGCTTTACGAGCGTTTCAAGGAAGAGCTCGGCATTCAGCTGATGTTCTTCACGCAGCCGCTCTATTGTGACGCCTGCGGCACGATGGTGACGGACAAGACCTGCCCGCACGGCGCGTTGGAGCGCGTTATCATGAACCGTGAACGCTTGCGGCGACTCCTCCTTGCGGGAATCGCGCCGCCGCCGCAGTATACGCGGCCGGAAGTGGCGAGCATCCTCCAGGAGTGGGCCAAGGGTTCGCGATGACGCGCGACCGCCGCACGGGAAGGGGGTTCAGCCATGTTGCGCTCCATGTGCAAGGGAAAGATCCATCGGGCCACCGTCACGGAGGCGGACCTGAACTACATCGGCAGCATCACCATCGACCTGGACCTGATGGAAGCCGCCGACATCCTGCCCTACGAGATGGTGCAGATCACGAACCTCTCCACCGGCGCGCTCTGGCGCACCTACGCGATCGCCGGGGACCGCGGCTCGGGCGCGATCTGCCTCAACGGCCCGCCAGCCCGGCTGTTCCACCCGGGGGACAAGGTCATCATCATCTCCTACGGGTTCTTCGACGAGCAAGATTTGGCCAAGCTCCGGCCCAAGATCGTGTTCGTCGACGAGCACAACCGGATCACGGAAGTCCGCACGGACGAGCGGCCGTTCGAACTGAGCCCGCTCGCGTGATCGGCCGCGCGGCGGCGCCGGCTGCGGCCGCGCATAACCCGAGGCCCCTTTCCGTCACATTAAGCCGCGGAAGGGGCCTCGATCCGTCTTGTCATCCCGTCCCGCGACCTTGAAGAGCCGCGCCTTCTTCTGGAAACGGCTGCACGGGCTGACCGGAGTCGTGCCGGTCGGCACGTTCGTCGCGTTCCATCTGTGGGCGAACGCGCGGTCGCTCCGGGGTCCGGCGGTGTTCGACGCGGAGGTTTCGCGCCTTGAGGCGACGCCGTTCCTCGTGTGGATCGAGATGCTCTTCATCGTTCTGCCGCTGGCCTTCCACGGCCTCTACGGGGTGTGGCTCGCCATGGAGGCCGACAACAACGTGCTTCGCTACGGCTACTTTCGGAACTGGATGTTCTACCTGCAGCGGGCGAGCGGCGTCGTCGCGCTCGTCTTCATCGGTTACCACTACTGGGCGTTTCGCCTCTCGAATTGGCTCTGGGGGCGCCCCATCACCTACGCGACCGTGGCGAGCGACCTGCGCCAGCCGGC of Clostridia bacterium contains these proteins:
- a CDS encoding aspartate 1-decarboxylase, encoding MLRSMCKGKIHRATVTEADLNYIGSITIDLDLMEAADILPYEMVQITNLSTGALWRTYAIAGDRGSGAICLNGPPARLFHPGDKVIIISYGFFDEQDLAKLRPKIVFVDEHNRITEVRTDERPFELSPLA
- a CDS encoding succinate dehydrogenase, whose amino-acid sequence is MSSRPATLKSRAFFWKRLHGLTGVVPVGTFVAFHLWANARSLRGPAVFDAEVSRLEATPFLVWIEMLFIVLPLAFHGLYGVWLAMEADNNVLRYGYFRNWMFYLQRASGVVALVFIGYHYWAFRLSNWLWGRPITYATVASDLRQPAIFAVYAIGVLAVAFHLANGLWNFAIDWGIAVGPRARRQLTYGMAAVFAAIAGMGLAAMIGFVR
- the sat gene encoding sulfate adenylyltransferase (ATP sulfurylase; ATPS; converts ATP and sulfate to 5'phosphosulfate and pyrophosphate; in some organisms this enzyme is involved in the incorporation of inorganic sulfate while in others it is involved in the production of ATP in the reverse direction; the enzyme from Thermus thermophilus is dimeric and binds a zinc ion that is coordinated by cysteine and histidine residues that are not found in all related proteins but is found in some thermophilic organisms), with the protein product MSELVPAYGGRLVSAEPAGAQRRELVARAAHMPSIPVADVTLAHLEAIATGAYSPLTGFMDARDCRSVVERLRLADGRPWPVPVLLPVPQEWARRRRPGEEVAITDAGGRLMGVLRLDDLFRPDPKWKAEPSYDADLPLGAEDNGVMYAGGPVQLLQRRPPRFPRLQQDPAEVRAALAGRGWRAVAGVLTRHVIHRDGEYILRTMLEGADGVLVQGVVADADEPRDIPARVRLRCYEAVLHQYFPSHRVHLVVQGVTEPLGSPRRALLGAIVLRNYGCTHAAVTPELVGDDDPGGEGLRLQVTAELYERFKEELGIQLMFFTQPLYCDACGTMVTDKTCPHGALERVIMNRERLRRLLLAGIAPPPQYTRPEVASILQEWAKGSR